Part of the Nothobranchius furzeri strain GRZ-AD chromosome 2, NfurGRZ-RIMD1, whole genome shotgun sequence genome, ATGGATGAATGGAATTCGGTAAGCGATTTTTTTCAATCTCTTCCCAGCTGTTTGAGGAGCGGGTGACTCTGGTGCAGCGCTGGTTTGACTTGTGGACCGACTCTCAGAGAAAACACCTACTGGACTCTCTGTTCTCACGCTGCTCCAAGTCTCAGCTCAAGTAAGGGTGTCAGGCATCACATCTCTACCGGGAACCTAAAGTTCACGTCTAAAGCCTCTGACACGCCGGACAGGTTCTGCAGGGATCGGCTGGTCGAGATGGTCCCGGTGACCCGGGTGGACTTCACGGCTGTCCTGCCTCGGTTTTTATCCCTCCAAATCATGTCCTTCCTGTCCCCTATGGACCTCTGCCGCACGGCTCAAGTCAGTTGGCACTGGAGGGTTGTGTCAGAGCAGGTGAGAGGTCCAGGAGACGGTTTTAAACACTTACCTGTTTAGAAACCGTCAACTGATCCTGTGTTTTTATCCAGGACTGCCTTTGGGCCGGCCGCTGCATCAGGAGAGGCTGGTTCCTCCCCTACACTCCTGGGGGAAAGGAGTTCGGAGCCTGGAAAAACCACTACGTGTCCTGCGTCTCCACGCTGGACTGGCTGACTCCACGAGAGGCGTCGGAGCTGTACGGGACCCTAAACCGGCCGAGCCTGGGGgtgacagaggaggaggaggagaggaggaaggagaagagGATCAGACAGAGGATCAGAGACGTGCTACAGGAGGAGAAGCGTGAGTCCAAGTGAAATACTCCAGGACGCTTTAGACTTGTCTCCCGTAAATGATGTGAAATCTGCAGGATCACTAATGAGAAACAGGAGACCATGGGGCAGCAACACAACGTCAGAAGGTGCCAGAGGTCcagggaggtcaaaggtcagcttcTGGTCTTCTCTCACCTGGCAGTCAAAGACAGACGAGTCCTCCAGCTTCAGTCCCAGTCCGGACGGAGGACAGGGCTCCCTTCAGAAGTCTGCTGGTACCAGGTGATGTCCTCCTGCAGGCTCCTCCAGATTAGAGCTGTTCTCAGGATCGGCTGTTAAGGGATCGAACAGGGAGGATGTTTTTCTTAGTGAAGGGCTGCAGCTTTTAGATTACTGTAGTAATGGAGTATTCTTTTTAGTACTTGGATATAAATCTAATCAATGGTGATTGATGTTTTCTCCTCCAGTGATGGAGCGTGGGAGCCCTCTGCTGCCCTCTTGCTGCTCGTCTCCAGCAGAATCCCAGCTTATGAGGTTAAGAGTCAGGATGGCGTCAGTCATATACGCTACAGGGAACATGCAGAGACCTCTTCCTGTTTTTTCTCTGTAATCCAGCTGGTTCTGAGCGGCGTGAAAGCCGGGGTGACCGTCGTTCTGTACGACCACAGAGGGACTCTGTCTGCACTGTTACTCCAGGTAGAGGGAGCGGTTTCTGGGCAGCCGGCCCAGAGAGTGGGCCTGTTGGCTCCAGGAGGAACGgaggaggtttatctgcttcagggtAAGACTTGATCAGGTTGTTCCACAGCACACTGAACCTAAAGTATCGAATCTTTCCTTTCTACTAGTTCTGTCTTTGATTCTGCACCGATGCAGACTGTAGCCTATCAGAGAGGACACTGCTGACCCCGGGTCACAGGGATTTCTGGGAACGATTGTGCACCTGGGTGCTACCAACTCGGGAAGGAGGAGGGATGGACATCTTCTGCCCACTGGCTGCATCTGGTATCTGGTAGCACACAGACACAGCCAGCATGCATAGGGTGGGCCCCTATGGAATATGTATGGGAAGCAGTGTGTTTCCATGGTAACCCTACAGGGGTTAGCCCATATAGACTTTAATGGGCCCTACATGGGTTTCTCAGAGGGACCCCCATATTCCATATAGGGCCACCCACGTCTGATGGCACCTCTGTAACAACGGGCTGATATGCTAACTGTGCAGCATCGGGAGCAGCGCTCCTCCAGAACCTCTCCACTCTGACGTGTCTGGAGGTCCGAGCTCCACTGGGTCTGGCCACTGGAAGTTTCCAGAACAGTGAGTTATTTCACCATGAAAACAGCTTCTTGTTTCCTAGGCTGAGTCAGAGTTATGTGAGGTGTAACTTAGTCCTCAGTGAGTGGTCCAGTGGCGCTGGACTGGAGGGTCAGCAGCGTGCAGCTCCGGCACTGCAGTATGTGAGCGATGGCGTTCTGCAGGCCTGGTGCAGACAGGCTGAGTGGATGGAGCAGGTTCTGGAGGAGCTGAGGAGAACTCTGGAATCACAGCTCCGCCAAACCAGCCTGCAGGCCAGAGGCCGAGCTCTGGGTAGGTTTCGCTCCCAGTTAAGTACAAGCACACCCTTGCTGACGCGTAAACCAGAGTTTTGGTCTTTAAAGGTCATTTTCTGTGGGAGGAGATCCGCTTGGATAAGATCTGTGTTTCTAAGGAGCTCAGTGATGCCCTGACAGAAGGACTCACAGCTCTCACTGAACAGGAAGAGGTCAGAGTTCCTCTGAACTGGGTTTAAAATACAGCAGAGTCAGGACAAACACCTTCTTCACCTCTGCTCACACCTTCAGACCAGACCTGTGGAGTTTCTGTCCAACTTCCTGTTGACGTGGAGGAACGAGGAGACGCACAGAACCAACACTGGAGAGGATCCATCTCCAGCTGTCAGATGTGTAAACACATCCGATTactcacaggtgtgtgtgtgtgttagtactTTATTCTAACGTCTAACTACGATCTAAtgaatgttttgtttttctgtctttaGATCGTTTTGGACCGGAGACATTCAGTCGTACAAGAGCTCCACCACAGCGAGTGCCTTTATGTGAGGAGGCTGAGCTCCATTCTCAAGGTGAACGTGTGATCCTTCAGCTTAACACATGAAAACAAAATCCCTAACAAACCAGCAGAAACTCTCATCCAGGGGTTTGACTGTAAAAGGTTAAGGTTGTTTGCACTTCTTAGATGTTCAGTGTGTGTCTTTGCCTTTTTGGTTTAAATAACAATACGATTTTGATATATTTTGTCCTGCAAGGCCACCATAGAAACATCAAATAAGAAAGGTGAACATGTCGCTGATCTGATGGTGTTTGTTGGTGTTGAAGGTGTACCAGGAGCCTCTGTCTGCTGCTCTGAACTCCAACAGAGCCATCCTCAGCTACACAGACATCCAAATCATCTTCAGCCCTGTGACGGGATTAGTACAGCtgaacaggtacacacacacacacacacatgcacgcgcgcttgcacgcacacacacactgagaacaggacgtgtgtttgcatgtgtgttacAGAGTGTTTCAGGCAGATTTACAGGTCAGGCTGCAGCAGTGGGGGGTGGAGCAGTGTGTTGGAGATGTATTTGTGAAGTTTTGCTCCAACCTGAGCATCTACACCAACTACCTGAACAACTACAGCACCGCCCTCCGTACCATCGACAAGGTAAAATCAGGCTGTGACTCTGCTTCGAGTCGGCTGACTCAGCTAAACCGTCACACTCAGCCTTCTCTGTTTGGTTCTAGCAGATCCTTATTATACACTCTAAAAAATGAAATGTTGCGTTCACTTAAAGATCAAGTTTACTCAGattttaatgcatttgcagtggtctctactagGAATGACTGGCTTGTGAGTCATACTCGGTGgaaaaaaaagctccagtgcgcctgtttcaggggtAGTTGTCAGCCGGAGGAGAAAGTAACTTCAGATGATACAGAGTCATATTTCCTGATGTTCTgacgtctcacctctgattggataacagcaacacaactccaccaCTGGCTCcattttgctctgcaacgttgatgttttatctccactagggctgtagcgacgcctcgatgacgtcgacggctcgattctaaaaatttgtcgacgtcagatccggtagtcgacacaccgcgcccacttgttgcatccacaggagtttgtaaatagaggaggaatctgcctgtttttcctctagttcgccctcttctccaccttcactaacatctccgccaaataccgaagacccggaataatgtccgttcactactagattcctttcctgttttgcccgccttcttctcccggcaacggacaacaacttccggggtcagatgcgctgctccgtctctaccgcagatgtagaacatcactgggagcgtttctcccttcataaaggagcttctttcagacattaggagagctgttttggtggtagcagtctctcctccatgctggtctgtttgctgctgggtgtttttggtttatagaaacttggtaacttgaacttaacattggtaaagctactgttagcattttcgctaacagcttcttgcgtttggataagctgttacgttttggtttagagttgatctttttttgtggtgcagatctcccttttattacatttagagtgttgttggtttttggtttcgtttaagatatcacctgagtttggtttaaccgcccagtttagagtttggacctttggagattcttattttggtccagaaccctgtaatctttgcccagtgggacatctctacttatttgtacttttgttttaattccccacaggcagaattagttttattattcccaacctgtggatggaaagatttatgtttttttgtagttgtaaataaacctgatcatcattttaacttttaaatcccgttattgtcccttcctttttgcacacgagccaaactccccaggaagagtcgtaacaccactcgcctcacgcacataagtgaccaaaacaaagcagcatggagacactccgtcttctaccacctctcaggcagcagcctgcactcccaagttctacacgtcaccagaacataaccaaccacaacacaataaaagcagtgttatacaaaacggaaggcctgtagtgtttattctcttacagtaacaatttatcaatttttttgagtaatttattagagattttttggtttttattaactgtgcaacagaaaaataatcattagattaattgtctaaatagtcattagaatagtcgactattcgataaaataatcgtcagaataatcgttttaaaaataatcgtttacccccagccctaatctccacaaataacacaaacctgaaggagttctgcagtgtggtggagttgctaatgctaacagttagcttctactagtcgagacgttctctgttgtttcctggatatTAAACCCACAACATCCTTCGCCGTGGTGAGTCCATATGGGTGAGTCCacaacagggtgacgtagatctgtcaggcttttctgaacccaGGCTGTTTTTACTCGTTTTAGCTAACGCTAACCACCCTGCcctatgcttccttatgggaagcataaacaatgtagactgaagcggagtttgctgcggctctttcctctgttctaaatgacttgaacacgtctttaaaaccacaacaagaagaagagctaaaagcctttcttctaaaaaaagatgtttgcgccgttgccagatgccATCTTTAACTACAACTAAAACACTACAGCGCTGCGCGGTACAAccggcatttccgcctttttc contains:
- the LOC107377201 gene encoding epithelial cell-transforming sequence 2 oncogene-like isoform X1 → MATAPFSAPHSVKLWQLNGTDYQPQRGLGVRTETRFSTWTPLNHQQSNLQLFEERVTLVQRWFDLWTDSQRKHLLDSLFSRCSKSQLKFCRDRLVEMVPVTRVDFTAVLPRFLSLQIMSFLSPMDLCRTAQVSWHWRVVSEQDCLWAGRCIRRGWFLPYTPGGKEFGAWKNHYVSCVSTLDWLTPREASELYGTLNRPSLGVTEEEEERRKEKRIRQRIRDVLQEEKRSLMRNRRPWGSNTTSEGARGPGRSKVSFWSSLTWQSKTDESSSFSPSPDGGQGSLQKSAGTSDGAWEPSAALLLLVSSRIPAYELVLSGVKAGVTVVLYDHRGTLSALLLQVEGAVSGQPAQRVGLLAPGGTEEVYLLQDCSLSERTLLTPGHRDFWERLCTWVLPTREGGGMDIFCPLAASASGAALLQNLSTLTCLEVRAPLGLATGSFQNILSEWSSGAGLEGQQRAAPALQYVSDGVLQAWCRQAEWMEQVLEELRRTLESQLRQTSLQARGRALGHFLWEEIRLDKICVSKELSDALTEGLTALTEQEETRPVEFLSNFLLTWRNEETHRTNTGEDPSPAVRCVNTSDYSQIVLDRRHSVVQELHHSECLYVRRLSSILKVYQEPLSAALNSNRAILSYTDIQIIFSPVTGLVQLNRVFQADLQVRLQQWGVEQCVGDVFVKFCSNLSIYTNYLNNYSTALRTIDKCREAKPAFRAFLKRMDRTLSSHMLSLQELLLCPAWRIQEYVTLLQALCVNTQPHHPDHAHLSSALNTMQELRLFIQKLKRNLEADRVLEEMQQMVLGCPSLREGSRRLVITQEATLLRCPDGQIPDSLKIYEQVGDVGLFLFNDALMLTRRKVHHTPFTVSHRSTHTFLASVALTSLSIREITHTRYVHHAFILESPSRSWVCATERGGERECFLSALRLAVKSALRRTSVKVDTDKRRTLVTDANERIL
- the LOC107377201 gene encoding epithelial cell-transforming sequence 2 oncogene-like isoform X2, whose amino-acid sequence is MVPVTRVDFTAVLPRFLSLQIMSFLSPMDLCRTAQVSWHWRVVSEQDCLWAGRCIRRGWFLPYTPGGKEFGAWKNHYVSCVSTLDWLTPREASELYGTLNRPSLGVTEEEEERRKEKRIRQRIRDVLQEEKRSLMRNRRPWGSNTTSEGARGPGRSKVSFWSSLTWQSKTDESSSFSPSPDGGQGSLQKSAGTSDGAWEPSAALLLLVSSRIPAYELVLSGVKAGVTVVLYDHRGTLSALLLQVEGAVSGQPAQRVGLLAPGGTEEVYLLQDCSLSERTLLTPGHRDFWERLCTWVLPTREGGGMDIFCPLAASASGAALLQNLSTLTCLEVRAPLGLATGSFQNILSEWSSGAGLEGQQRAAPALQYVSDGVLQAWCRQAEWMEQVLEELRRTLESQLRQTSLQARGRALGHFLWEEIRLDKICVSKELSDALTEGLTALTEQEETRPVEFLSNFLLTWRNEETHRTNTGEDPSPAVRCVNTSDYSQIVLDRRHSVVQELHHSECLYVRRLSSILKVYQEPLSAALNSNRAILSYTDIQIIFSPVTGLVQLNRVFQADLQVRLQQWGVEQCVGDVFVKFCSNLSIYTNYLNNYSTALRTIDKCREAKPAFRAFLKRMDRTLSSHMLSLQELLLCPAWRIQEYVTLLQALCVNTQPHHPDHAHLSSALNTMQELRLFIQKLKRNLEADRVLEEMQQMVLGCPSLREGSRRLVITQEATLLRCPDGQIPDSLKIYEQVGDVGLFLFNDALMLTRRKVHHTPFTVSHRSTHTFLASVALTSLSIREITHTRYVHHAFILESPSRSWVCATERGGERECFLSALRLAVKSALRRTSVKVDTDKRRTLVTDANERIL